The following coding sequences lie in one Planctomycetia bacterium genomic window:
- the guaB gene encoding inosine-5'-monophosphate dehydrogenase: MDGKIVATGITFDDVLLVPRHSAVVPAETDVSTRLTRGIALNIPIVSSPMDTVTESEMAIALAQEGGLGVIHKNLSVDRQAEEVDKVKRSANGIIVDPVTLPPSATVARARDVMDQYNISGVPITAEDRRLVGIITRRDLRFLESGTTPIAEIMTKSGLVTATGAVSLDEAEKILMANKVEKLLLVDRAGLLTGLITIKDIDMMKRFPNACKDRQGRLRVGAAVGVFDYERAENLIAKGVDMLVVDSAHGHSANVIETVAAIKKRWEIEVVAGNVATREGCRDLIKAGADGVKVGIGPGSICTTRVISGVGVPQITAVWEAATEAAGAGVPVIADGGIRYSGDITKAIAAGAHACMIGGLLAGVAESPGQTVLYQGRTFKAYRGMGSLGAMVQGSSERYRQKATGRGGDKLVPEGVEGRVPFKGPLSGFVYQLVGGLRAGMGYCGTRTIEELRRDARFIQVTAASVRESHPHDIVITQEAPNYTAEHSKSAE, from the coding sequence ATGGACGGGAAAATCGTCGCCACCGGCATCACCTTCGACGACGTGCTGCTGGTGCCGCGGCACTCCGCCGTGGTGCCCGCCGAGACCGACGTCTCGACGCGGCTCACCCGGGGCATCGCCCTCAACATCCCGATCGTCAGCTCGCCGATGGACACGGTCACCGAGAGCGAGATGGCGATCGCGCTGGCCCAGGAAGGGGGCCTGGGGGTGATCCACAAGAACCTGTCCGTCGACCGGCAGGCGGAGGAGGTGGACAAGGTCAAGCGCAGCGCCAACGGCATCATCGTCGATCCGGTGACCCTGCCGCCGTCGGCCACGGTCGCCCGGGCCCGCGATGTGATGGATCAGTACAACATTTCGGGCGTGCCGATCACCGCCGAGGATCGCAGGCTCGTCGGCATCATCACCCGGCGCGACCTGCGGTTCCTGGAGAGCGGCACGACGCCGATCGCCGAAATCATGACGAAGTCGGGCCTCGTCACGGCCACCGGGGCCGTCTCCCTCGACGAGGCCGAGAAGATTCTCATGGCCAACAAGGTGGAGAAGCTGCTCCTCGTCGACCGGGCCGGACTGCTCACCGGCCTGATTACGATCAAGGACATCGACATGATGAAGCGCTTCCCCAACGCCTGCAAGGATCGGCAGGGCCGGCTCCGGGTCGGCGCGGCGGTGGGGGTGTTCGACTACGAGCGGGCCGAGAACCTGATCGCCAAGGGGGTCGACATGCTGGTCGTGGACAGCGCCCACGGCCATTCGGCGAACGTCATCGAGACCGTCGCGGCAATCAAGAAACGCTGGGAGATCGAGGTGGTTGCGGGAAACGTGGCAACCCGGGAAGGCTGTCGCGATCTCATCAAGGCTGGCGCGGATGGAGTCAAAGTTGGGATCGGTCCCGGGTCGATCTGTACCACACGGGTCATCTCCGGCGTCGGTGTTCCCCAGATCACGGCGGTCTGGGAGGCGGCGACGGAGGCGGCCGGTGCCGGCGTGCCGGTGATCGCTGACGGAGGCATTCGCTACTCGGGAGACATCACCAAGGCGATCGCCGCCGGAGCCCACGCCTGCATGATCGGGGGCCTGCTGGCGGGGGTCGCGGAAAGCCCGGGACAGACCGTTCTCTACCAGGGACGGACGTTCAAGGCCTACCGCGGCATGGGATCGCTGGGGGCGATGGTCCAGGGATCGAGCGAACGCTACCGCCAGAAGGCGACGGGGCGCGGCGGCGACAAGCTGGTTCCGGAGGGAGTCGAGGGCCGGGTCCCCTTCAAGGGGCCCTTGAGCGGATTCGTGTACCAACTCGTCGGCGGCCTGCGGGCCGGCATGGGTTACTGCGGCACGAGGACGATCGAGGAACTCCGGCGCGACGCCCGCTTCATCCAGGTCACCGCCGCAAGCGTCCGCGAGAGCCATCCCCATGACATCGTCATCACGCAGGAAGCCCCGAACTACACGGCCGAGCACAGCAAGTCGGCGGAGTGA
- a CDS encoding O-methyltransferase has protein sequence MSTGRAADPAAAMDRMYRLTRHVYDLTRAYYLLGRDRMLAKVATHPGSATLEVGCGTARNLIKLARRPQPGLLCGLDASQEMLDTAARSIARAGVPAAGLEPIRLRQGLAERLDARTIFGRDEPFDTIFFSYCLSMVPSWPGAIEAALANLKPGGRMLIVDFWDQQDLPAVFAAGLKKWLAVFHVHYRPEVQAALVELGQSGRADVTIESVGRRYAYIATLRKR, from the coding sequence ATGAGCACAGGCAGGGCCGCCGACCCGGCGGCCGCGATGGACCGGATGTACCGGCTCACGCGGCACGTCTACGACCTGACGCGGGCTTATTACCTGCTCGGTCGCGACCGGATGCTCGCCAAGGTGGCCACGCACCCCGGCAGCGCCACGCTGGAGGTGGGCTGCGGCACGGCCCGCAACCTGATCAAGCTCGCCCGGCGGCCCCAGCCGGGCCTGCTCTGCGGCCTCGACGCCTCGCAGGAGATGCTCGACACCGCCGCCCGGAGCATCGCCCGGGCCGGGGTGCCGGCGGCCGGCCTGGAGCCGATCCGGCTCCGCCAGGGGCTGGCCGAACGACTCGATGCCCGGACGATCTTCGGCCGCGACGAGCCCTTCGACACGATCTTCTTCTCGTACTGCCTGTCGATGGTGCCCAGCTGGCCGGGGGCGATCGAGGCGGCCCTCGCCAACCTCAAGCCGGGCGGGCGGATGCTGATCGTCGACTTCTGGGACCAGCAGGACCTGCCGGCCGTGTTCGCGGCCGGACTGAAGAAGTGGCTGGCGGTGTTCCACGTCCATTACCGGCCCGAGGTGCAGGCGGCCCTGGTGGAACTCGGCCAGAGCGGCCGGGCCGACGTCACGATCGAGTCGGTGGGCCGGCGGTACGCCTACATCGCGACGCTGCGGAAACGCTGA